The following proteins are encoded in a genomic region of Triticum dicoccoides isolate Atlit2015 ecotype Zavitan chromosome 1B, WEW_v2.0, whole genome shotgun sequence:
- the LOC119311198 gene encoding cinnamate beta-D-glucosyltransferase-like, with translation MSCQEGAMPAAAVAQPHVLLVSCPLQGHVNPLLRLGRRLTARGLLVTFTTILRGAIHRDDGASSGGVLFEYRPRGDDDGSHERTMAPNDMLRHVVDVGPAVLADMVRRHADAGRPVSCIVNTTFVPWALDVARELGVPCATLWNQSCAVLSLYYHFYNNDAPVLLPGLPAMSVDELPTLVRPEFAHNLWGQMLRAQLVQVREKAPSWVLVNTFHELECTAIDALRARAVPVAPVGPLLDDEPAVAGDDGCVMAWLDAQPPRSVVYVAFGSIVDIGRDETAALAEGLASTGRPFLWVVRDDLLHLPQPVFAACRGDTSRIVAWCPQGRVLRHGAVGCFVTHCGWNSVTEALAAGVPVVAYPWWSDQFTNAKFLVEEYGVGIRLPAPVTQEALRACVNEVMSGPEAAAIRRRATAWKEEAAAALADGGSSDSGLDAFVDFLRAAVGSRAVDTISSPPAKQGSVSSL, from the coding sequence ATGAGCTGCCAAGAAGGCGCcatgccggcggcggcggtggcgcagccGCACGTCCTCCTCGTGTCGTGCCCGCTGCAGGGCCACGTGAACCCGCTACTCCGCCTCGGCCGGCGCCTCACCGCCAGGGGCCTCCTCGTCACCTTCACCACCATCCTCCGCGGCGCCATCCACCGCGACGACGGCGCCTCCTCGGGCGGCGTCCTATTCGAGTACCGcccgcgcggcgacgacgacggctcaCACGAACGGACGATGGCACCCAACGACATGCTACGGCACGTCGTGGACGTGGGCCCCGCGGTGCTGGCCGACATGGTCCGGCGCCACGCCGACGCCGGCCGGCCGGTCTCCTGCATCGTCAACACCACCTTCGTGCCCTGGGCGCTCGACGTGGCCCGGGAGCTGGGCGTCCCCTGCGCCACCTTGTGGAACCAGTCCTGCGCCGTGCTGTCGCTCTATTACCATTTCTACAACAACGACGCGCCAGTGCTGCTGCCCGGGCTGCCGGCCATGTCCGTGGACGAGCTGCCGACCTTGGTCCGACCCGAGTTCGCGCACAACCTATGGGGCCAGATGCTCAGGGCGCAGCTCGTGCAGGTGCGGGAGAAGGCACCGTCATGGGTGCTCGTAAACACCTTCCACGAGCTTGAGTGCACCGCCATCGACGCGCTTCGGGCTCGCGCCGTCCCGGTCGCGCCCGTCGGCCCCCTCCTGGACGATGAGCCGGccgtggccggcgacgacggctGCGTGATGGCGTGGCTCGACGCGCAGCCGCCGCGCTCTGTCGTGTACGTGGCGTTCGGCAGCATCGTGGACATCGGGCGGGACGAGACGGCCGCCCTGGCGGAGGGACTCGCCAGCACTGGCAGGCCGTTCCTGTGGGTGGTGCGCGACGACCTCCTCCACCTCCCGCAGCCCGTCTTCGCCGCCTGCCGCGGAGACACCAGCAGGATCGTGGCGTGGTGCCCGCAGGGGCGCGTGCTCCGGCATGGCGCGGTCGGGTGCTTCGTAACGCACTGCGGGTGGAACTCCGTCACCGAGGCGCTGGCCGCGGGGGTGCCGGTGGTCGCGTACCCGTGGTGGTCGGACCAGTTCACCAACGCCAAGTTCCTGGTGGAGGAGTACGGGGTCGGCATCCGGCTGCCGGCGCCGGTGACGCAGGAGGCGCTCCGTGCGTGCGTCAACGAGGTGATGAGCGGACCGGAGGCGGCAGCGATCCGGAGGAGGGCGACGGCGTGGAAGGAGGAAGCAGCGGCAGCGCTGGCCGACGGCGGGTCATCGGACAGCGGCCTCGACGCTTTCGTTGACTTCTTGCGAGCGGCCGTAGGATCTCGTGCAGTTGACACGATTAGCTCGCCGCCGGCAAAGCAGGGATCAGTCAGTTCGTTATAA
- the LOC119350796 gene encoding sulfhydryl oxidase 1-like — translation MAPAAARLLLLVLAVASSLSVGADALRSLGVGDGATAQGDYAVELDATTFDAFLTASRESFAVVEFYAHWCPACRNYKPHYEKVAKLFNGPDAAHPGRVLMARIDCASKVNIDLCNRFSVDRYPLLLWGRPPKFANIKWDRKQEKSKIKLIDDGRTAERLLKWINKQMERQMLLCFGSVLPLQA, via the exons ATGGCTCCCGcggcggcgcgcctcctcctcctcgtcctcgccgtCGCCTCCTCCCTCTCCGTGGGCGCGGACGCCCTCCGGTCTTTGGGCGTCGGCGACGGGGCCACCGCGCAGGGGGACTACGCCGTGGAGCTTGACGCCACCACCTTCGACGCCTTCCTCACGGCCTCCCGGGAGTCCTTCGCCGTCGTCGAGTTCTACGCCCACTG GTGTCCAGCTTGCAGAAACTACAAG CCCCATTATGAGAAGGTTGCGAAACTTTTCAACGGTCCAGATGCTGCACATCCTGGGAGAGTACTGATGGCTAGGATTGATTGTGCATCAAAG GTGAACATAGATCTTTGCAATAGATTTTCTGTTGACCGTTATCCTTTACTACTTTGGGGGCGCCCACCAAAATTTGCTAACATTAAGTGGGACCGGAAGCAagagaaaagcaaaataaaattgaTTGATGATGGAAGAACAGCAGAGCGTTTACTTAAGTGGATAAATAAGCAAATGGAAAGGCAA ATGCTTCTATGTTTTGGTTCAGTTCTACCATTACAGGCATGA